In Rhodopirellula sp. P2, the DNA window ATGGTTCGTGGTTGCCGCTGTGGTTTGGGAATCAGGACCGGGCGGAGGAGGACAATCCGGTTTACGGGACCTCACGCGTGTTGGTGGACGCCAGTCCAGAGCTGGGGCACGATGTGATTCTTCGCGGGCTGACGTATTTGATCGAGAATCAGAACGGAGATGGGGGGTGGGGGGGCGGCCCATCGGTTCGCGAAACTTTTGCGTTGCCGGAGGGTTCCATCAGTTCGGTGGAAGAAACCGCGCTTGCGGTGGAGGCTCTGGTGAGTTGGTGGGCCCGAATTCTTGGCAATGAGAGCGGGCTGACCGGACCAAACGACATTCCCAGGGAAAGCCCTTGGGATGCGTCGATGCGTTCCTCGCTACGAGCGGCTATACTTTCGGGCACCCGCTGGCTGATCGACGCCGTGCAGCACGAGCGTCACCAGGTGGCTTGGCCGATCGGGTTTTATTTTGCCAAGCTTTGGTACTACGAGCGGCTTTATCCGCTGGTCTTCACGACTGCGGCACTGGGCCGGGTTATGCAACGCGACGAACTACTTAGGTGATTGGCTTGTCGACCGGATCCCCCTCCCTTCCCGCATCTGTCCCGCCAAGTGAGAACGCATCGAGTGATGTGTCTGTCCCGGGAGCCACCTCGGGGCGACGTCGCAAGACGAGCCATTTGAAGGAGGTGCCTGAAACCTTGGCCATGCGGGAGAGCCTGCGAGATCGATGCGCGCAAGTCGCGGCCAAACTGGATCGTTCTCATCCGATGACCAAGGATGAGATGGAACAGATCTCTCGCCGAATGCTCGAAGAGGCTGATTTGCCTGAGAGCTATTTGGGGTGGGTGATGGTGATGATCAGCAGCGAGTTTTGGGCGGATGCTCTGGCATCGGTTCCGCCGGAACGTCGGTTGTTTTTGCTGCCTCACTGCTTGAAGCACGCGGAAGGTTGTCCTGCCGAATACGACCAATTCGGCATGAATTGCAAAGAATGTGGTGCCTGCAGCATCGCGGATTTCCGCTCCGTCGCCGAGGACATGGGTTACCGCGTGTTGGTGGCCGAAGGTTCACCGGTGGTGATGAAGATCATCGTCGGCGGATACGTTGACGCGGTGGTCGGCGTGGCTTGTTTGAATGTGCTGGAAAAAGCCATCGACAAAGTTTTGCTGGCGGGAATTCCCTGCATGGCGGTGCCATTGCTGTCCAGCGATTGCCGCAACACCAAGGTCGATGAGCCTTGGGTGGAACAGATGATTCGGACACCGTACAAACCGGCGACCGCGAAAACAAAGAGCTACGTTCACCTGATGCGTGCAGCTGGATTGCTGTTCGAAGACACTTTGTTTGAACGACTGGCACCGCGGCAACGTGAAAGCCGTTTGGAAGCCAACGCTTATTCGCCCGGCACTCGCATGTTGGAAACGACCCCGTCTGAAAACGGATCGCGTCCCGCTGTGACGCCTGAGCAACTGGAGGGTGTCGACCCAATCGCCGCCACGGAATCCATCGCCCTGGATTTCTTGGTCCGCGGTGGCAAGCATTCCCGTCCGTTCATCACCTTGGCCGCTTACGACGCGATGAAGGGTGGCGATGGCACGGGGGCGGACGGCGAAGACGTGCTCAATCGCGTGCCGGATGCGGTGCGGCGAGCGGCTTTGAGCATCGAGACGTTTCACAAAGCCAGTTTGGTTCACGACGACATCGAAGACGGGGACGCCTTCCGGTACGGTCAGCCCGCGGTGCACCAGCGATTCGGAACCGCCACAGCGATCAACGTCGGCGATTACTTGATCGGGCTCGGTTATCGTTTGCTCAGCCGCAACGTGATGGGCGATGAAGTGGACGCGGAAACACGGGTTGATTTGCTGGATTCATTGGCTGCAGCCCATGTGAGGTTGTCCGAGGGACAGGGTGCGGAATTGCTGTGGCGTGATGCCAAGGATCGCCGACTGACGCCGTTGGACGCGCTTAAAATTTATGCACTCAAGACTTCGCCCGCGTTTGAAGCGGCGCTTTACAGCGGCGTGCGAATGGCGGGGGATGCGTCGGCACTGGTCGAGCCGATTCACAAATTCAGCCGCAACCTGGGCGTGGCATTTCAGATCATCAACGATCTGAATGACTGGGCGGGGGACGATTCGAACAAGTTGACGGCTGGGGCCGATGTGATCGGTGGACGCCCGACATTGTTGTGGGCATTGGCGCTTCAGCACCTTGAGGCGGACGACAGAGAACGCTTGCTCAGCCTGGCGGAACCGGGTTGTGATTTGTCGGATCGTGAACGATTGAGCACGGCACGTGAGCTGTACGAGAAGGCCAACGTGTTCGAGATGAGCTTGTTGTTGATCGACAAGCATCAGGCCCGCGCCGAACAGGTTGCCGACGAGATCGAAAACGAAAATCTACGCCGCTTGCTGTATTTCCTGGTCGACACCGTCTTGGAACGGCCGGAGGCAACTGGCTCGGGTGAGGAATCTCAGCCGTCGAGTTCGCCCGCGGTCGTGAAGATCGGTGTCGTTGCTCGATAGCTTGTTCCGTGATTGAACCTCGCTCCCGTGTGTTCTTGGTCGAACGAACTGAACATCACTCACGTGGACTCCGTTTGAAAGTTGCTCATGCCTCCTGGTTCACCGTCCTCGGATATCGAAACGTTGAGTGAGTCCGCCGAACAAGTTGATTTGAAGTCGTTGGTGAAAGAGTTCTACGGCGATTTTGGTGAGCTTGCGGAATTTGAATTGGCGACCGACATTCCCGAGCCATTCGACACGTTGCTGAATCATCAGTCCCACATGACGGTGACCGTCGAGCACTATCACGGAGAACCGGTTGAGGTCGTGGTGCATCGCCGCCGCAATCGTTTTCGCGACGGTCACGTGGCTCAGGCGGTCGACCCAGCGGATCCGGACGAGTTGGACGCGACGGTGGCCTACACGCGAGAGATCACCTTGGTCACGCGAGACACTCAGCGGGTGGTGCAGCATGGAATTGTTCGTCTGGATCCCTCCGCATTGTCACGATCGGTGTGGCATCAGATTGCCAGCGGGGAGATTCCACTCGGCAGGGTTTTGATCGAGAACAACGTGCTCCGGCAAGTCCAGTTGTGTCGTCTTTGGAAGGTCACCGCGGGCGAACGCTTGGCTGAATACCTGGATCTCAAAGTCGGAGACGTGGTTTATGGGCGAACCGCCTTGATCCGCTGCGATCACCGACCAGCCATCGAGTTGCTGGAAATCGTGCGTGGAAACGGCCCCATTGGATGATTCGGTGGGTTTGCTCAGGGGGTGGCTCCAGCGGCCCCTTCCCCCCTGGGGGCTGTGTAATAATTGACACAAGGAGTGTTTTTGTTACGATGCGAATGTTTTGAGGGTACGATTCCAACTCGTCAGCGTTCGAGTTGCGAGGAGTTTCGAACTCAAAACAAGAAGAGTCGACAGAAACCTCCACAAACGTTGGATCCCACCTTTCACCGAACTTGATCGCCCTGATCAAGGATTGGTCCCACCCTTTTGGGCTTTTTTCGTGGCACGCCGTTCAGGCGATTGTTGCGGTGGCCCCACTTCCCGCTTCAATTGAGGAGCATCAGAGACATGCGTTGTCACGGAAACCCACTGACGCAGCCCGGCATGTTTGATCGCCGAGGATTTTTGGTTGCGGGAGCAGCCAGCGGTCTTGGACTGAGTTTGCCTCAATTGTTGATGCGAGAGGCATCAGCAGAGATCAAACAGTACGACTTCGTGAAACCGAAAGCGAAGAGCGTCATTCACATCTTCCTGCCGGGCGGTTTGGCTCAGCAGGAATCCTTTGATCCCAAGCCCTACAGCCCGATGGAATATCGCGGTGACTTGGGGACGATCAAAACCAACACAGGCGAAGTCATCGGCAGCGCGATGCCGCAGTTGGCCAAGCGAGCTGATAAATACTGTGTCATTCGGTCGATGTCGCACGGTGAAGCGGCTCACGAGCGTGGCACGCACAACATGTTCACGGGTTACAAACCCAGCCCTGCCCTGAGTTACCCCAGTTTTGGTGCGGTGGTCAGTCACGAGTACGGGCCTCGCAACAATTTGCCAGCCTACATCTGCGTGCCCAACGTTCCCAACGAGTACGCGGGAACCGGCTACCTGCCCAGTTCCTATGGCGGGTTTGCACTGGGGGCAGATCCTGCTCGGAGTGATTTCCAAGTTCGTGATTTGAACTTGGCTGGTGGCGTGGATGAAGCTCGGTTCATGCGTCGCAAACGCGCTCTCGAAATGGTCAACCAGCGTTTCACATCGGGGACCTCGGCTGACAATGTGGGGGCGATGAACACGTTCTACGAGCGTGCCTACGACTTGCTCGACACACCCGAAGCGAAAGCGGCGTTTGATCTGTCCAAAGAAGACGACAAGACTCGCGATCGCTACGGTCGCAATCAGGCCGGTTCGCGAATGTTGATGTGCCGTCGCTTGATCGAAGCGGGATCACGTTTGGTCACCATGACCTACGGTTCGTGGGATCAGCACGCATCGATCACCGCTGGTATCCGCAGCCAAATGCCTTCGTTTGATCAAGGCTTGGCGGTTTTGCTGGACGATCTCAGCGAACGTGGTTTGCTGGAGGAAACCTTGGTCATGGTCACCACTGAATTTGGCCGCACACCAAAGATCAATGCGGATGCTGGGCGAGATCACTGGCCAAAGGTCTTCAGCGTGATGCTGGCTGGTGGTGGTGTTCAGGGCGGAATGATTCACGGTGCATCGGATTCCACCGCCTCCGAACCTGAGTTGGATCCCGTCTCTCCCGCTGACTTGGCAACGACCATGTATCGTTTGCTCGGCATTGTGGCTGACAAAGAGCTGATGGCACCTGGCGATCGGCCCATTGAAATTGTTGATGGCGGAAACGTCGTCGAGAAGATCTTGACCTAAGCCTGGCTTCTCGCCACGGCCGGTCCAATCCCACCTATCCCGCCCCGCCTCTTTCCCACCGAAGGTTTGTTGTGATGTCACACGACAATCTCCCTGCTTGCGCAGACCGACCGCATCTCCGGTCGGCT includes these proteins:
- a CDS encoding DUF1501 domain-containing protein, with translation MRCHGNPLTQPGMFDRRGFLVAGAASGLGLSLPQLLMREASAEIKQYDFVKPKAKSVIHIFLPGGLAQQESFDPKPYSPMEYRGDLGTIKTNTGEVIGSAMPQLAKRADKYCVIRSMSHGEAAHERGTHNMFTGYKPSPALSYPSFGAVVSHEYGPRNNLPAYICVPNVPNEYAGTGYLPSSYGGFALGADPARSDFQVRDLNLAGGVDEARFMRRKRALEMVNQRFTSGTSADNVGAMNTFYERAYDLLDTPEAKAAFDLSKEDDKTRDRYGRNQAGSRMLMCRRLIEAGSRLVTMTYGSWDQHASITAGIRSQMPSFDQGLAVLLDDLSERGLLEETLVMVTTEFGRTPKINADAGRDHWPKVFSVMLAGGGVQGGMIHGASDSTASEPELDPVSPADLATTMYRLLGIVADKELMAPGDRPIEIVDGGNVVEKILT
- a CDS encoding polyprenyl synthetase family protein codes for the protein MIGLSTGSPSLPASVPPSENASSDVSVPGATSGRRRKTSHLKEVPETLAMRESLRDRCAQVAAKLDRSHPMTKDEMEQISRRMLEEADLPESYLGWVMVMISSEFWADALASVPPERRLFLLPHCLKHAEGCPAEYDQFGMNCKECGACSIADFRSVAEDMGYRVLVAEGSPVVMKIIVGGYVDAVVGVACLNVLEKAIDKVLLAGIPCMAVPLLSSDCRNTKVDEPWVEQMIRTPYKPATAKTKSYVHLMRAAGLLFEDTLFERLAPRQRESRLEANAYSPGTRMLETTPSENGSRPAVTPEQLEGVDPIAATESIALDFLVRGGKHSRPFITLAAYDAMKGGDGTGADGEDVLNRVPDAVRRAALSIETFHKASLVHDDIEDGDAFRYGQPAVHQRFGTATAINVGDYLIGLGYRLLSRNVMGDEVDAETRVDLLDSLAAAHVRLSEGQGAELLWRDAKDRRLTPLDALKIYALKTSPAFEAALYSGVRMAGDASALVEPIHKFSRNLGVAFQIINDLNDWAGDDSNKLTAGADVIGGRPTLLWALALQHLEADDRERLLSLAEPGCDLSDRERLSTARELYEKANVFEMSLLLIDKHQARAEQVADEIENENLRRLLYFLVDTVLERPEATGSGEESQPSSSPAVVKIGVVAR